In Arthrobacter citreus, a single genomic region encodes these proteins:
- the sufD gene encoding Fe-S cluster assembly protein SufD has protein sequence MTTGTTIPFSQETVKQLSALLNEPAYFTEFRLNALAKAETLSLPKPDKTNISKWDFFGKEFNVTTGNVPTKEQLPESVTALMNEDADQSVYVQYNGSAVYHSLSSEAKEKGVVFVDLHTAIKDHEDLVKKYFMTEAVKVDENKLVALHAALVNGGAFLYIPKNVVLEKPVQSIFVVDGETVPAYNHVLVVAEANSEVTYVENYVSTSADLDAAVVNVVTEVITLDNAKVRYGAVDTLAKGVTAYVVRRGHAGRDSKIEWALGLMNDGNSIFENVTNLIGDGSFGDLKMVTVGRGEQTQNFTTSIIHYGKGSEGWILKHGVSKDAATSIFNGIGKIEHGASKSNAQQTSRVLMLSEKARGDANPILLIDENDVMAGHAASVGKVDPTQLYYLMSRGIPKKEAERLVIHGFLAPVVSELPIEEVKKMLVDVIERKVK, from the coding sequence ATGACAACTGGTACTACAATTCCATTTAGTCAAGAAACAGTAAAGCAGCTTTCTGCACTGTTAAACGAACCTGCATATTTCACAGAGTTCCGTTTAAATGCACTTGCAAAAGCTGAAACACTTTCTCTTCCAAAGCCAGATAAAACAAATATCTCTAAATGGGATTTCTTTGGAAAAGAATTTAATGTTACAACTGGCAATGTTCCTACGAAGGAACAATTACCTGAATCAGTAACTGCTTTAATGAATGAAGACGCTGATCAATCAGTTTACGTACAATATAATGGGTCTGCAGTATATCACTCTCTTTCTTCAGAAGCGAAAGAAAAAGGTGTAGTATTCGTAGATTTACACACTGCAATTAAAGATCATGAAGATCTTGTGAAAAAATATTTTATGACAGAGGCTGTTAAAGTCGATGAAAATAAATTAGTTGCTCTACATGCAGCATTAGTTAACGGTGGAGCTTTCTTATACATTCCTAAAAATGTAGTATTAGAAAAACCAGTCCAATCTATTTTCGTAGTAGACGGTGAAACTGTTCCTGCTTATAACCACGTTCTTGTTGTTGCAGAAGCTAACAGTGAAGTTACTTATGTTGAAAACTATGTTTCTACATCTGCTGATTTAGATGCGGCTGTTGTAAATGTTGTAACAGAAGTAATTACTTTAGATAATGCAAAAGTTCGTTATGGAGCTGTAGATACTTTAGCTAAAGGCGTTACTGCATATGTTGTTCGTCGTGGACACGCAGGTCGCGATAGCAAAATTGAGTGGGCACTTGGACTTATGAACGACGGAAACTCAATTTTTGAAAATGTTACAAACCTAATTGGAGACGGATCTTTCGGTGACTTGAAAATGGTAACTGTAGGTCGTGGAGAGCAAACTCAAAACTTTACGACAAGCATTATACATTATGGTAAAGGATCTGAAGGTTGGATCTTAAAACATGGTGTATCCAAAGATGCTGCTACTTCAATCTTTAATGGTATTGGTAAAATTGAACATGGTGCTTCTAAGTCTAATGCACAACAAACTTCTCGTGTATTAATGCTTAGTGAAAAAGCTCGTGGTGATGCAAACCCAATTCTATTAATTGATGAAAATGATGTAATGGCAGGTCATGCTGCTTCAGTTGGTAAAGTAGATCCAACTCAACTTTACTACTTAATGAGTCGCGGTATTCCGAAGAAAGAAGCAGAGCGCTTAGTTATTCACGGATTCTTAGCACCTGTAGTTTCGGAATTACCAATTGAAGAAGTTAAAAAAATGCTTGTTGATGTAATTGAGAGGAAGGTTAAGTAA
- the sufC gene encoding Fe-S cluster assembly ATPase SufC yields MGASTLKIKDLQVAIEGKQILKGVNLEVKGGEIHAIMGPNGTGKSTLSSAIMGHPKYEVIGGSIELDGNDVLEMEVDERAQAGLFLAMQYPSEISGVTNADFLRSAVNARREEGDEISLMKFIRTLDKNMEFLEMDPEMAQRYLNEGFSGGEKKRNEILQMMMIQPKIAILDEIDSGLDIDALKVVSKGVNEMRGEEFGCLIITHYQRLLNYITPDFVHVMMQGRIVKSGGPELAARLEAEGYDWIKQELGIEDETVGQEA; encoded by the coding sequence ATGGGAGCTTCTACATTAAAAATAAAAGACCTTCAAGTAGCGATTGAAGGAAAGCAAATTCTTAAAGGTGTAAACCTTGAAGTAAAAGGCGGAGAAATTCACGCAATCATGGGACCAAATGGTACTGGTAAATCAACTTTATCATCTGCTATTATGGGTCATCCTAAATATGAGGTAATTGGTGGTAGCATCGAGCTTGATGGCAACGATGTATTAGAAATGGAAGTTGATGAGCGCGCTCAAGCTGGTCTTTTCCTTGCTATGCAATACCCAAGTGAAATTAGCGGTGTAACAAACGCAGATTTCTTACGTTCAGCAGTGAACGCACGTCGCGAAGAAGGCGATGAAATTTCTTTAATGAAATTTATCCGTACTTTAGACAAAAACATGGAATTCTTAGAAATGGATCCAGAAATGGCTCAACGTTATTTAAATGAAGGTTTCTCAGGTGGAGAGAAAAAACGTAATGAGATTCTTCAAATGATGATGATTCAACCTAAGATTGCAATCCTTGATGAAATCGACTCTGGTTTAGATATCGATGCGTTAAAAGTTGTTTCTAAAGGTGTTAACGAAATGCGTGGAGAAGAGTTTGGTTGCCTAATCATCACTCACTACCAACGCTTATTAAACTACATTACTCCTGACTTCGTTCACGTAATGATGCAAGGTCGCATTGTAAAATCAGGTGGTCCTGAATTAGCTGCTCGTTTAGAAGCTGAAGGATATGACTGGATTAAACAAGAGTTAGGTATCGAAGACGAGACTGTTGGGCAAGAAGCTTAA
- a CDS encoding DUF2164 family protein, which translates to MSKSTKLSPDQQKFAINQLQTYFLNERDEELSELSSMLLLDFISQKLGPMFYNKGIEDSQRFMAERVEDLYALLLKEQIED; encoded by the coding sequence ATGTCTAAATCAACAAAGCTCTCACCTGATCAACAGAAATTTGCGATAAACCAACTACAAACATATTTCTTAAACGAAAGAGACGAAGAACTTAGTGAGCTAAGTTCAATGCTGCTATTAGACTTTATATCACAAAAACTTGGACCAATGTTTTACAACAAAGGCATCGAAGACTCTCAAAGATTCATGGCCGAACGAGTTGAAGATCTTTACGCACTATTATTAAAAGAACAGATTGAAGATTAG
- a CDS encoding DUF3298 and DUF4163 domain-containing protein, with product MKKIVYYFLLLLMIGSINLSFTLSSNAETKTPIKENALTRHIKISEQKLNDAPITYPQISGAPNSTAQQTINNLLKQGADTANNNRLKLLEDEKEAKAKWDSSQGPWRPYEYVFTYKVLYNNLDKLSIIYNEYSYTGGAHGMTSGTTNNFDVKTGEIVPLSKLINENTKSVQEYAYQQLQKKYKGYVLIKSPNEIDLSDKNRLWAFDHAGIKLIFKEYEVAAYAAGMPEVFIPVQVYQ from the coding sequence GTGAAAAAAATTGTTTATTATTTCTTACTATTACTAATGATTGGTAGTATTAATTTGAGCTTTACTTTGTCTAGTAATGCTGAAACAAAAACTCCAATCAAGGAAAATGCATTAACCCGACATATTAAAATCAGTGAACAAAAATTAAATGATGCACCTATTACATATCCACAAATCAGTGGAGCACCTAATTCAACAGCACAACAAACGATAAATAATCTTTTAAAACAAGGGGCAGATACAGCCAATAATAATCGTTTAAAACTATTGGAAGATGAGAAAGAAGCAAAGGCAAAATGGGATTCTAGCCAAGGCCCATGGAGACCTTATGAATATGTTTTTACTTATAAAGTACTGTATAATAATCTTGATAAATTAAGTATCATTTATAATGAATATTCATACACAGGTGGAGCGCATGGAATGACATCAGGAACTACAAATAATTTTGATGTTAAAACCGGTGAAATAGTCCCATTATCTAAGCTAATTAACGAAAATACAAAATCAGTCCAAGAATATGCTTATCAACAATTGCAAAAGAAATATAAAGGATATGTTTTAATAAAATCTCCGAATGAGATTGACTTGAGTGATAAAAATCGGTTGTGGGCATTTGACCATGCAGGAATCAAGTTGATTTTTAAAGAATACGAAGTAGCTGCATATGCTGCTGGTATGCCTGAAGTCTTTATACCTGTTCAGGTTTATCAATAA
- a CDS encoding beta-lactamase family protein, with the protein MKKFYLLVITCFFIVMLPLCSFIWHKSPTKAKVSSHFKEGKTEFSTNKNKNTRVMDTYLRQIHFNGVVLVSKNEENIFKKGYGYRNVTSQLPNTPNTYYPVASISKFFVATSLMQLNEKGLISFNDPISKYIPNFPNGSKLTLFHLISHTSGIKLQKELFNTISSTNLIKQIIKSNSQYKPLNKWDYNDANYMLLAYVIEKVTGKSYGENVKTNIFDKAKITEIGQGNDFYKKENHAIGYKLIQTNSEPKQLRLPNFSYLLGCGDIYSTVTGIQKMDEALLSHKLISNKSFVQFIKPYQHHYAFGIYNKGGYVYNHGVFRGIDCINVFDPISKTIVIVFSNSQKMKPITLDVAMKLFKLVK; encoded by the coding sequence ATGAAAAAGTTTTATCTATTAGTGATAACTTGTTTTTTTATTGTAATGCTTCCTCTTTGTAGTTTTATCTGGCATAAAAGCCCTACTAAGGCAAAGGTTTCGAGTCACTTTAAAGAAGGTAAAACGGAATTTTCTACTAACAAAAATAAGAATACGAGAGTAATGGATACCTATTTACGGCAGATTCATTTTAACGGAGTCGTACTTGTTAGCAAAAATGAAGAAAATATTTTTAAAAAGGGATATGGATATCGAAATGTCACTAGTCAGTTACCGAATACACCAAATACTTATTATCCAGTTGCTTCGATTTCTAAATTTTTTGTTGCCACATCGTTAATGCAATTAAATGAAAAAGGTTTGATCTCTTTTAACGATCCAATTTCAAAATACATACCGAATTTTCCGAATGGGTCAAAATTAACTTTATTTCATTTAATTTCACATACTTCTGGAATTAAACTGCAAAAAGAGTTATTTAATACGATTTCATCAACCAATCTAATTAAGCAAATAATTAAATCAAATAGTCAGTATAAACCGTTAAACAAATGGGATTATAATGACGCAAATTATATGTTACTTGCTTACGTTATTGAGAAAGTAACCGGAAAATCATATGGAGAAAATGTTAAAACAAATATTTTTGATAAAGCGAAAATTACTGAAATTGGACAAGGGAATGATTTTTACAAAAAAGAGAATCATGCAATAGGATATAAATTAATTCAAACTAACAGCGAGCCAAAGCAATTACGACTTCCAAATTTTAGCTATCTACTAGGCTGTGGTGATATTTATTCAACAGTTACAGGAATACAAAAAATGGACGAGGCACTCTTATCGCATAAACTAATATCCAATAAAAGTTTTGTTCAATTTATTAAGCCATATCAACATCATTATGCGTTCGGTATTTATAATAAAGGGGGATATGTATATAATCATGGAGTCTTTCGTGGAATTGATTGTATAAATGTCTTCGATCCAATCTCAAAAACAATTGTAATTGTCTTTTCTAATAGTCAAAAAATGAAACCAATTACACTGGATGTAGCAATGAAATTGTTTAAATTAGTTAAATAG
- the dltX gene encoding teichoic acid D-Ala incorporation-associated protein DltX, protein MDKIHIFRSKTLRFLFYTAFYLSILLALLYLYGFKDAFTGTYIYNDF, encoded by the coding sequence ATGGACAAAATCCATATTTTTCGTTCAAAAACCTTAAGATTTTTGTTTTATACTGCGTTTTATTTATCAATTTTACTTGCACTACTGTACTTGTATGGATTTAAAGATGCTTTTACTGGCACCTATATATATAACGATTTTTAG
- the dltA gene encoding D-alanine--poly(phosphoribitol) ligase subunit DltA produces MKSIIEQIDLWAINTPDTIAFQNSDYSLTYKTLKQQSDAIASWIVKNNFGNKPIIVYGHMQLEMISTFLGCVKAGCAYIPVDESIPFERLKKMITNSGATLLITPKEFSLEFEAIKVINLGELQKIIRSTNLIDSLTDFHVKDDETFYIIYTSGSTGDPKGVQITEKNLRSFSGWILKDFNLQKGQRFLNQAPFSFDLSVMDLYPSLLSGGTLIAVEKSLIERPKLLFDYLLERDLEVWTSTPSFIEMCMMNPDFNETFLPKLKTFLFCGEVLSNNSAKQLLSRFPNAEIYNTYGPTEATVAVTFVKITEEVINKYSPLPIGAPKDDTIIYIMDELGNPLPEGSTGEIIITGPSVSKGYLNNQLKTEAAYDQINGMNAYKTGDSGYFENGLLFYKGRIDFQIKLHGYRIEIEDIENNIRKLPLVHSAVVLPEMKDGKCINLHCLVVVKEHNFEKEYHLTRFLKEELTKFMPTYMIPRKFSYQSSLPMTTNGKVDRKKLLEQVYQ; encoded by the coding sequence ATGAAATCAATTATTGAACAAATAGATTTATGGGCTATCAATACCCCAGACACGATTGCTTTTCAAAATAGTGATTATTCATTAACTTATAAAACTTTAAAACAACAATCAGATGCCATTGCTAGTTGGATCGTTAAAAATAATTTTGGGAATAAGCCAATTATTGTATATGGTCACATGCAATTAGAGATGATATCAACTTTCTTAGGATGTGTAAAAGCAGGTTGTGCTTATATCCCGGTTGATGAGTCGATTCCTTTTGAAAGGCTCAAAAAGATGATAACTAACTCTGGGGCAACTTTATTAATAACTCCAAAGGAATTTTCATTAGAATTTGAAGCAATTAAAGTCATAAATCTTGGCGAACTACAAAAGATTATTCGTTCTACAAATCTAATTGATTCTTTAACTGATTTCCATGTTAAAGACGATGAAACATTTTACATTATTTATACTTCTGGAAGTACTGGCGATCCAAAAGGAGTTCAAATTACTGAAAAAAACTTACGCAGCTTTTCCGGGTGGATTTTAAAAGATTTTAATTTACAAAAAGGACAACGATTTTTGAATCAAGCACCTTTCTCTTTTGATTTATCAGTGATGGATTTATATCCTTCATTATTATCAGGTGGAACACTTATTGCAGTTGAAAAATCATTGATTGAACGACCTAAATTATTATTCGATTATTTATTGGAAAGAGATCTCGAAGTTTGGACTTCTACACCATCCTTTATAGAGATGTGCATGATGAATCCAGATTTTAACGAAACTTTCTTACCTAAATTAAAGACTTTTCTTTTTTGTGGTGAAGTACTTTCGAATAATAGCGCTAAACAGCTTTTATCTCGATTTCCTAATGCGGAGATTTATAATACTTATGGTCCAACGGAAGCAACTGTTGCAGTAACATTTGTAAAAATTACAGAAGAAGTGATCAACAAATATTCACCGTTACCGATTGGCGCACCAAAAGACGATACAATTATTTACATTATGGATGAGTTGGGGAATCCACTCCCTGAGGGGTCAACTGGAGAAATTATTATAACAGGTCCAAGTGTTAGTAAAGGCTATCTTAATAATCAATTAAAAACTGAAGCAGCTTATGACCAGATCAATGGAATGAATGCCTATAAAACTGGTGATTCGGGTTACTTTGAAAATGGTCTGCTATTCTATAAAGGTAGAATTGATTTCCAAATAAAGCTACACGGTTATCGTATTGAAATTGAAGATATTGAAAATAACATTAGAAAATTACCATTAGTTCATTCTGCAGTTGTATTACCAGAAATGAAGGATGGTAAATGTATAAATTTACACTGCTTAGTGGTCGTTAAGGAACATAATTTTGAAAAGGAATATCACTTAACACGTTTTTTAAAAGAAGAATTAACTAAATTTATGCCAACCTATATGATACCGAGAAAATTTAGCTATCAATCAAGTCTGCCAATGACTACTAATGGTAAAGTAGATCGGAAAAAATTATTGGAGCAAGTATACCAATGA
- the dltB gene encoding D-alanyl-lipoteichoic acid biosynthesis protein DltB, which translates to MIPYGTFTFFGILFVLLIPAVIIGFLGKRLTNYTSFLTFVFLLIIFSSSKIQTFYLVGYILWVVILIKGYSVYRKKANHSCVYYSSVFLSILPLIIVKVSPIFESTTILGFLGISYLTFKTTQVIIELRDQSIKGIKTADFLRFLLFFPTISSGPIDRFRRFQQDSQKVLTANEYREYFQIGVHKIFIGFLYKYIIGYLINTHIVETRFALGHTFVSNLTYMYAYSLYLFFDFAGYSAFAIGVSYLVGIKTPENFNMPFISRNIKDFWNRWHMSLSFWFRDYIYMRIVFLLTKKKIIKNRRNISYIGYTTLFLVMGAWHGLQINYLLYGFYQAILMCSFDWFEQFNKKKKIWKNNKLTHVLAVIITFHFICFGFLIFSGHLVN; encoded by the coding sequence ATGATTCCATATGGTACTTTTACGTTTTTTGGTATTTTATTTGTTCTATTAATCCCAGCGGTCATAATAGGCTTTTTAGGAAAAAGATTAACTAACTACACATCATTTCTTACTTTTGTGTTTTTATTAATAATCTTTTCCTCTTCTAAAATACAAACCTTCTATTTAGTTGGCTATATACTCTGGGTAGTCATTTTAATAAAAGGTTATAGTGTTTATCGAAAGAAAGCGAACCATTCCTGTGTTTATTACTCAAGTGTATTTTTATCGATTTTACCTTTAATTATTGTAAAGGTATCACCAATCTTTGAAAGTACTACAATCTTAGGTTTTTTAGGGATATCCTATTTAACGTTTAAGACAACACAAGTAATTATCGAACTTCGTGACCAAAGTATAAAGGGAATTAAAACTGCTGATTTCTTGAGGTTTTTATTGTTTTTCCCAACTATTTCTTCTGGTCCAATCGATCGATTTAGAAGATTTCAACAGGATTCTCAAAAGGTACTAACAGCTAATGAATATCGTGAGTATTTTCAAATTGGAGTTCATAAAATATTCATTGGTTTTCTCTATAAATATATAATTGGATATTTAATTAACACACACATCGTTGAAACTCGGTTTGCATTAGGGCATACATTTGTTTCAAATCTGACGTATATGTATGCATATAGTTTGTATTTATTTTTTGATTTTGCAGGCTATAGTGCATTTGCGATCGGTGTCAGCTATTTAGTAGGTATTAAAACCCCTGAAAACTTTAATATGCCATTTATTAGCCGGAATATAAAAGATTTTTGGAATCGCTGGCACATGAGCCTATCTTTTTGGTTTCGAGACTATATATATATGAGAATTGTATTCTTACTTACAAAGAAAAAAATCATTAAAAACAGAAGAAATATTTCATATATCGGATATACCACCCTATTTTTAGTAATGGGTGCATGGCATGGACTTCAAATAAATTATCTACTCTATGGCTTTTATCAAGCAATATTGATGTGTAGTTTTGATTGGTTTGAACAGTTCAATAAGAAAAAAAAGATTTGGAAAAATAATAAACTAACACATGTATTAGCGGTCATTATTACATTTCACTTTATTTGTTTTGGATTTTTAATATTTTCAGGACATCTAGTGAACTAA
- the dltC gene encoding D-alanine--poly(phosphoribitol) ligase subunit 2 yields the protein MENLREEVLKILADLCNTDEVIENPEVLIFEDGLLDSFGTVSLLVEIEEQIGINVTISDFDREEWATPNKIISILEARR from the coding sequence ATGGAAAATTTAAGAGAAGAAGTTTTAAAAATTTTAGCTGATTTATGTAATACGGATGAAGTCATCGAAAACCCAGAAGTACTTATTTTCGAAGATGGATTATTAGATTCATTTGGAACGGTTAGCTTATTAGTCGAAATTGAGGAACAAATCGGTATTAACGTAACGATTTCTGACTTTGATCGCGAGGAGTGGGCAACACCAAATAAGATTATTTCAATTCTAGAGGCTAGAAGATGA
- the dltD gene encoding D-alanyl-lipoteichoic acid biosynthesis protein DltD codes for MKKVQFFGMITAIFIFLLALYLPNSFYELFITKERLNNTAASLNPKTFQGTLLQDKMLTDPKFLPIFGSSELARRDTFHPSRFFMGEKNEFTPYLIGRGGSQSLVHFLDLASLGDGIKNKKIVFVLSPQWFIRRGINNTHFSPNYSALQTYSFVLNNKINRSVKKQAAKRLLTLSIIKKDSLLVTQLKALTSTNKQIKFKAFVEKPLAYTYFKILEKKDLFETVIMDPDKNFHLTKSKYEDLPWNKVAKAADKIGRSQSSSNHFGINNKYYKKYIQNRLVTFKNSKRNKNYSVSPEYDDLQMVLAVLKQEHTKALFISVPVNGPWYDYAGFPKKVREVYYKKVKKQIEDAGFQVADFSSHDYDKFFLKDTIHLGWKGWVYVDRSLNTFYSVNHTPPTASLNHRY; via the coding sequence ATGAAAAAGGTCCAATTTTTTGGTATGATAACGGCTATTTTCATATTTTTACTTGCCCTATATCTTCCAAATTCTTTTTATGAACTTTTTATTACAAAAGAGCGATTAAATAACACAGCAGCATCTTTAAACCCTAAAACATTTCAAGGCACTTTACTTCAAGATAAAATGTTAACTGACCCGAAATTTTTACCGATTTTTGGGTCTTCTGAACTTGCCAGAAGAGACACCTTCCATCCTTCTAGATTTTTTATGGGAGAAAAAAATGAATTTACCCCATATTTAATTGGTAGAGGAGGATCACAAAGTCTCGTTCATTTTCTTGATTTAGCCTCTTTAGGTGATGGAATAAAAAATAAAAAAATCGTATTTGTCTTGTCTCCACAATGGTTTATTCGACGTGGAATTAATAATACTCATTTTTCACCAAATTACTCTGCGCTTCAAACTTATTCATTCGTTCTTAATAATAAAATTAATCGTTCAGTAAAGAAACAGGCTGCAAAGAGGCTTTTAACGCTATCTATCATAAAAAAAGACTCTTTGTTAGTAACACAATTAAAAGCATTAACTTCAACTAACAAACAAATTAAGTTCAAGGCATTTGTTGAAAAGCCTCTAGCTTACACATATTTTAAAATACTTGAAAAGAAAGATCTTTTTGAAACTGTTATTATGGATCCAGATAAAAATTTCCACTTAACAAAATCAAAGTATGAAGATTTACCCTGGAATAAAGTTGCTAAAGCCGCCGATAAAATAGGTCGTAGTCAATCCAGTTCGAACCATTTTGGGATTAATAATAAATACTATAAAAAATATATCCAAAATCGCCTTGTTACATTTAAAAATTCTAAACGAAATAAAAACTATAGTGTATCACCAGAATATGATGACCTTCAAATGGTATTAGCGGTATTAAAGCAAGAGCATACTAAAGCGTTGTTTATTTCCGTTCCAGTAAATGGCCCTTGGTATGATTACGCCGGATTCCCTAAAAAAGTTAGAGAGGTTTATTACAAAAAGGTAAAAAAACAAATTGAAGATGCAGGTTTCCAAGTAGCTGATTTTTCTTCTCATGATTACGATAAGTTTTTCCTAAAAGACACAATTCACTTAGGCTGGAAGGGTTGGGTATATGTAGATCGATCTTTAAATACGTTTTATTCAGTAAACCATACTCCCCCTACCGCAAGTTTAAATCATAGATATTAA
- a CDS encoding hydroxyacid dehydrogenase: MAHILVAGKIPEKAEELLKDHHVTVFENEQLITEDQLCELVSEVDAILSLLSTPITKRVIDSAKNVKIIANYGAGFNNIDVDYASSKGIHVSNTPMVSTDATAELTFGILLAISRKIVEGDELCRTKGFEGWAPLFFRGTEVSGKTIGIFGFGNIGQAVAKRAKAFNMNIIYNQPRRLSNVLEQELNATYVSLEELIQTSDYISLHCPYKQELHHLFGKDEFTKMKDTAFFINAARGPLVNEQELVDALKDGVIAGAALDVFEFEPKITEELKSLTNVVLTPHIGNATYETRDAMSEIAAKNIIEVMAGRPPVSPVNDVLVKN; encoded by the coding sequence TTGGCACATATTTTAGTAGCAGGTAAAATTCCAGAAAAGGCTGAGGAACTTTTAAAAGATCATCATGTCACTGTTTTTGAAAATGAGCAATTAATTACTGAAGACCAATTATGTGAATTAGTTAGTGAGGTTGATGCAATTTTAAGTTTGCTATCTACTCCTATTACAAAAAGAGTAATTGATTCAGCTAAAAATGTAAAAATTATCGCTAATTACGGAGCAGGATTTAATAATATCGATGTTGATTATGCATCTAGTAAAGGAATCCATGTTTCAAACACACCAATGGTTTCTACAGACGCAACTGCGGAGTTAACTTTTGGAATTCTTTTAGCTATTTCTAGAAAAATAGTCGAAGGAGACGAACTTTGCCGCACAAAAGGTTTCGAAGGATGGGCTCCATTATTTTTTAGAGGAACAGAAGTATCCGGAAAAACGATTGGAATTTTTGGTTTTGGAAATATCGGACAAGCAGTAGCTAAGCGTGCTAAAGCATTTAATATGAATATTATTTATAACCAACCAAGAAGATTAAGTAATGTGCTTGAACAAGAATTAAATGCAACTTATGTATCATTAGAAGAATTAATACAGACTTCTGACTATATATCACTTCACTGCCCTTATAAACAAGAGCTACACCATTTATTTGGTAAAGATGAGTTCACAAAAATGAAAGATACTGCTTTCTTTATAAACGCTGCTAGAGGTCCATTAGTGAACGAGCAGGAATTAGTAGATGCTTTAAAAGACGGCGTAATTGCCGGTGCTGCATTAGATGTATTCGAATTCGAACCAAAAATCACTGAAGAACTAAAATCACTAACAAATGTTGTTTTAACACCCCATATCGGTAATGCAACATATGAAACACGCGATGCTATGTCAGAGATCGCTGCTAAAAATATTATCGAGGTCATGGCTGGTCGACCACCAGTCTCACCTGTAAATGATGTTCTAGTGAAAAATTAG
- a CDS encoding MetQ/NlpA family ABC transporter substrate-binding protein, whose product MKFKRIAGILGAGVLALSLAACGANNKDKELVVGASNVPHAVILEQAKPILKKEGINLKIVKFQDYVLPNKALASKELDANYFQHIPYLESQMKENGYKFENAGGIHIEPIGVYSKKYKSLDDLPDGAKIIMSSSVADHGRMLSLLQHEGLIKLKAGVDPTTAQIKDIAENPKHLKFEANVDAGMLPKVYQNNEGDAVLINTNYAIDAGLNPMKDAIALEGKDSPYVNIIAVRKGDKNKKEIKELVKVLHSKEIQDFIIKKYKGAVVPVSQ is encoded by the coding sequence GTGAAATTCAAAAGAATCGCAGGAATTTTAGGAGCAGGTGTATTAGCATTATCTTTAGCAGCATGTGGTGCTAATAATAAAGATAAAGAATTAGTAGTAGGTGCATCAAATGTACCTCACGCAGTTATTTTAGAACAAGCTAAACCAATTCTTAAAAAAGAAGGAATTAACTTGAAAATTGTTAAATTCCAAGATTATGTTTTACCAAATAAGGCATTAGCTTCAAAAGAATTAGATGCAAACTATTTCCAACACATTCCTTATTTAGAGTCTCAAATGAAAGAAAATGGTTATAAATTTGAAAACGCTGGTGGTATTCATATCGAGCCAATCGGTGTTTACTCTAAAAAATATAAGAGCTTAGATGATCTACCAGATGGAGCTAAAATTATCATGAGTAGCTCTGTAGCTGACCATGGTCGTATGTTAAGCTTATTACAACATGAAGGTCTAATTAAACTTAAAGCAGGTGTTGATCCAACTACTGCTCAAATTAAAGACATCGCTGAGAATCCAAAACACTTAAAATTCGAAGCTAATGTTGACGCTGGTATGCTTCCAAAAGTTTATCAAAACAACGAAGGTGACGCAGTATTAATCAACACAAACTATGCAATTGATGCTGGATTAAATCCAATGAAAGATGCAATTGCTTTAGAAGGTAAAGATTCTCCATACGTAAACATTATTGCTGTTCGTAAAGGTGATAAAAACAAAAAAGAAATCAAAGAACTTGTTAAAGTATTACACTCTAAAGAGATCCAAGATTTCATTATTAAAAAATATAAAGGTGCTGTAGTACCTGTAAGCCAATAA